From a single Porites lutea chromosome 10, jaPorLute2.1, whole genome shotgun sequence genomic region:
- the LOC140951277 gene encoding QRFP-like peptide receptor has product MESNASLPSNSSVFPPQGGNNTTEVSDGESPAFKAIKLTLYAVIFLISVIGNSLVCVVITRRRRMRTVTNLFVLNLAISDLAITCICIPFDIPVQENNYKWPYGWFACKLIYPLQTVAMFASIFTLTAVSLNRFWAIVHPLSKQMRKKDAAAVIAFIWVICVILSVPYVLVLRLDEESMECVESWPGQSYRKAYTASLFALQYVLPLIVITIAYLTIGLELRRCANVKNALAVNAALYQAHRNEARKVVRMLIVVTLLFAICVLPNNVMWLWLDFGDGEAYPHFWDVVAFTNIVLFANSAANPIAYTICHENFREEFKLYVTCDPKIFQSMAESTIYYTRTRLKSLTSSERLGAKTQTVDYAEIFVIDAKETVI; this is encoded by the coding sequence ATGGAATCTAACGCGTCTTTGCCAAGCAACAGTTCTGTGTTTCCGCCACAAGGTGGGAATAACACTACAGAAGTATCTGATGGTGAATCGCCTGCCTTTAAAGCTATCAAGCTCACGCTCTACGCTGTAATCTTCCTCATTAGTGTCATCGGCAATTCGTTGGTTTGCGTGGTGATAACTAGGCGTCGGAGAATGAGAACTGTCACAAATCTGTTCGTCTTGAATCTAGCGATTTCCGATCTCGCCATCACTTGTATCTGTATCCCGTTCGATATTCCAGTGCAAGAGAACAATTACAAATGGCCTTATGGATGGTTTGCATGTAAGCTGATTTACCCTCTTCAAACAGTGGCTATGTTCGCTTCTATATTTACGCTGACGGCTGTGAGTCTCAATAGATTTTGGGCTATTGTGCACCCACTTAGCAAGCAAATGAGGAAAAAAGATGCCGCCGCAGTGATAGCGTTTATATGGGTCATCTGTGTTATTCTAAGTGTGCCTTATGTACTGGTTTTACGTCTCGACGAAGAAAGCATGGAATGCGTCGAGTCCTGGCCTGGGCAGAGCTATAGGAAAGCTTACACGGCGTCACTGTTTGCTTTACAGTACGTTTTGCCTTTAATCGTAATAACAATAGCATATCTCACAATTGGACTGGAATTGAGGCGTTGCGCAAACGTCAAGAACGCCTTGGCAGTTAATGCGGCGTTGTACCAGGCACATCGAAACGAGGCCAGAAAAGTTGTGCGCATGCTCATTGTAGTCACTCTTCTTTTCGCAATTTGCGTACTACCTAACAATGTCATGTGGCTTTGGCTTGATTTCGGTGATGGAGAAGCCTATCCTCACTTCTGGGACGTCGTAGCCTTCACTAACATCGTCTTATTTGCAAACAGTGCAGCTAATCCGATAGCGTACACAATTTGCCACGAGAACTTTAGAGAAGAGTTCAAGTTGTACGTTACCTGCGATCCAAAGATATTCCAAAGCATGGCAGAGAGCACAATATATTATACCAGAACACGATTAAAGAGCCTGACGTCGTCTGAACGGCTCGGTGCAAAAACTCAAACTGTAGATTATGCTGAGATCTTTGTTATTGACGCTAAAGAGACCGTCATTTAA